The following coding sequences are from one Schizosaccharomyces osmophilus chromosome 1, complete sequence window:
- the mcs6 gene encoding transcription factor TFIIH associated cyclin-dependent protein kinase Mcs6, protein MDIEKSTKWSYVKERKVGEGTYAVVFLGRQKETNRRVAIKKIKVGQFKDGIDLSALREIKFLKETRHVNVIELMDVFATKSNLNIILEFLDSDLEMLIKDKFIVFQPAHIKAWMLMLLRGLHHIHSRFILHRDLKPNNLLISSDGVLKLADFGLSRDYGMPNHMSHQVITRWYRPPELFMGCRSYGTGVDMWSVGCIFAELMLRTPYLPGETDLDQLSVIFRALGSPEPAVLQRMKQLPNYVDMKAIPPPSGGMEALFSAAGTEELDLLKKFFDYDPYSRPTAQQALEHPYFSCLPRPTHPSELPKKGGEEGIKHVSSDLQRQVNNSVRPNIKFVS, encoded by the exons ATGGATATCGAAAAGTCAACCAAATGGTCCTATGTGAAAGAGCGTAAAGTAGGTGAAGGAACATATGCAGTGGTATTTTTAG GTCGCCAGAAGGAAACAAACCGAAGAGTCGCTattaagaaaatcaaagtGGGACAATTCAAAGACGGAATTGATTTGAGTGCTTTACGTGAAATTAAATTTCTAAAGGAAACGAGACATGTCAATGTAATCGAGTTGATGGATGTATTCGCAACCAAGTCGAATCTTAATATCATCCTTGAGTTTCTTGACAGTGATTTGGAAATGCTTATCAAGGACAAGTTTATCGTTTTCCAACCAGCACATATCAAGGCCTGGATGCTTATGCTTCTTCGAGGTTTACACCATATTCATTCTCGCTTTATCCTGCATCGGGATCTGAAACCTAATAACCTTCTGATCTCTAGCGATGGAGTCTTAAAACTAGCAGATTTTGGTCTTTCTAGAGATTATGGTATGCCTAATCACATGAGTCACCAGGTCATCACTAGGTGGTATAGACCTCCGGAATTATTCATGGGTTGTAGAAGCTATGGAACTGGCGTTGATATGTGGAGCGTTGGATGTATTTTCGCAGAACTTATGCTTCGTACTCCTTATCTTCCAGGTGAGACAGACTTGGATCAGTTGAGTGTCATTTTCCGCGCTTTAGGTAGTCCGGAGCCGGCCGTTTTGCAGAGGATGAAACAACTACCCAATTATGTTGACATGAAAGCCATTCCACCCCCAAGTGGAGGAATGGAAGCATTATTTTCGGCGGCTGGGACTGAAGAATTGGACCTACTAAAGAAATTTTTCGATTATGATCCTTACAGCAGGCCTACGGCTCAACAAGCCTTAGAACATCCTTACTTTTCCTGTTTACCACGCCCTACTCATCCTTCTGAACTACCCAAAAAGGGTGGAGAGGAAGGCATCAAGCATGTGTCAAGTGATTTGCAACGCCAGGTTAATAATTCTGTGCGTCCTAACATAAAATTTGTAAGTTag